Part of the Funiculus sociatus GB2-C1 genome is shown below.
GCTTTGGTGTCAGCGATTAGGCTTGTGGTTAGGAACTTGGGAAGGAACGCTGGAGCGAATTACGGGGGTATGGTTGCGCTTCTATGACCAAGCTGGTAATCTTATCCCCTTACCAGAGGAGGTGGCGCAACAGCAAGGAATCGAGCAAGGTTTACAGCAAGGAATTGAGCAAGGTTTACAGCAAGGCGCTTTGCGACAGTTGTTGCGTTTACTCACCACTCGCTTTGGAGACGTTCCTACTGAAATCGAGCCAAGATTACAAATACTTAATTTGAATCAATTGGAAGATTTGGTAGAGGTAGCGCTGACGGTAGGCTCTTTAGAGCAATTCGTCAATCAATTGTAGAAGTATCCACCGTTTGAGCCTGTTTTCTTTAGGGGCAGGAAAACTCCGCCCCTATGAATGGCAAAGCAAAAACTACAGTTTAAAATTTTCCTGAAAGGTTTGCCTTGTGAGTGGCTGATCTAGTTCTAAACCTTCACCGCCCAAAACGTCTAAAGGTTTTCCCTCTACATTCAGCCAAACCTTGGCATTGGGATTTTCACTGGTGGCTGTATAGAGAACCTGTGCCACGCGACCTGTCATTGAGGTACTGCCGCCGCCACTGGTAAACTCTTGGGATAGATCCACATAAACACCATCATCCCGAATCTTCAAACTTCTGAGCTTGGTTCCCTTGGGAATAGTGCTGCTGTAAGCCGGATCGGTTGGGCCAGCCAGCAAACTATTGAAAGCCTCATTGAGAGGAGCTTGCGATTTGACTGCGGCTGCCGCTTTGACCTGACTTGGCACCACCTCAATATTGTTGCCACTACTTTTTAGCCAATAGACTTCAACTGTCTTCTGGGCTGCTTGGGGCTTAGTCTGAGACGGCGTGGGCGACTCTTGGGCGATGGGAGCCGGAGAGGCTGTGGGAGACGTGTCTGGATTTACTGCCTGCGGCTCTTCTGGAGCGCACGCCGCAAAAACTAGCGCCGACATACCGAGTGCGATCGCGATCGCTATCCGGCGGACTGGTTGTTGAGCTTGCATATTAATTTCCCTCCTTAAAGATTTATTGAGATTTTTGTGAGGAGGTTTTGATGAAAAATACATTTGAACGGGGCGCTGCTCCGGAAAAACCTAACGCACACTAGGTACAGCAGTTGGCGCTTTTACTTTCACAAACGCTGCTACCTCTAGCTGTTCCCTATCTACATCTAATTTTAGGATTTTAAGAGCGATCGCAGCATCATCCAAGGTACTGAGATCCAATCGGTCATTTAAAGTGGACAGCAAAGCAGCAACTACTGGGGGTGGCACTGGCGTATTATTAACCAAAACCGACGGCTCAATTAACTGCAACTTAGTTTCTTCGGCAACACTCACCCCTGTCTCCACCGATACACTCAGTTTATCCGCTCCCTGTTCTTGTAATTCCAACTGCAAACGCACTCGGTTATTCCCCAGAAGTTCTATCTTGGGATTGACAAACTCATAGCGTTGAACTATAAGTTCAGCTGAACTGCCCAAAAGACGGCTTGCCAGTTTACTCAAACGCTTTGTTACAGCCGGTGAGAGTAAAGCTTGATTAATATCCTCCTGGGTGATAACTAAACGCAATCCCCCCTGTAAAGGTTGCTCTAGTAAAGTCGTCACTGGAGCCTTTCCCCGCTTTCGCAAACGCGCTACATCAATGTCAAGGGGATCGGTTTCTAGTTCCAAAGCTGCAATTCTGATTTCTGGTGTTAGCCAGAACCCCCGCCCCGCAACCCGCACTCGCTCGACTTTTCCTTGGACAATTTGATAGTTGGGGGCGTTGTCGATGCGGACTTGCAATTGCTCTACTTTATCAAATCGGGAGCGGATGGCGCTCTCTACTGTGCGATCGAGAACTAATCCAACAGGTGAGACGAGAGCTAGTATCCCAGACAAAAAGATGGCTATAAGTTCCATTAGTTAATATTAATTATTTACTTCTCATTCCCAGCCTCTAACTGGGAATGAGTATTGATGTAGTTATGAAACAGCGGTAGAAATCCACTCTTTTAAGGTAGATACTACTTCCGAAAGGGGAATTTCCTGTGATTTATGGGTGGCTCGTTCGACGATTTCCACTTTGCCATTATTGAGCGATCGTCCTGTCACCACTCTATAGGGTATCCCAATTAAATCGGCATCTTTAAACTTTACCCCAGCGCGTTCGTCGCGGTCATCTAATAATGTTTCAATTCCCGCTTCATTGAGTTGAGTGTAGAGTTGTTCAGCAGCTTCGACTTGTTTGGTGTCGCCTGTGTTGGGAATTGAAATGATGACTTGATAAGGCGCGATCGCTACCGGCCAGATAATCCCATCTTTATCATAAGATTGTTCTACCGCAGCCTGCGCCAGTCTCGACACGCCAACACCATAACAACCCATTACTAAAGGTACTTCTTCACCTTGTTCGTTGGTGTAAGTTGCTCCCATTGCTACAGAGTATTTGGTGCCTAGCTGGAAAATGTGACCGATTTCAATTCCTCTGGCAGTTTGGAGAGTTTGACTGGGATCGTGAATTGCGCGATCGCCTAATCTTGCCTTTCGCACATCCAATACCATTTCTGGTAATTTAAATTGCTCACCCCAATTTGCCCCGACTCCGTGGTAGCCACTTTCATTAGAACCTGTGACGAAGTTCTTTAAACTAACAGCAGTTTTATCAACTAAGCGCACAAACTTAGGATGTATTTGCTTATCCTGAGTGATGTAGTCATCAGTAATATCAGGGGCAATATAACCCAAAGGTAGAGGTTTTGCCGCCCATTTTTGCTGCGCTTCTGCGTCTGGTACCGTCAAGGCGATGATGGTTTTCCCGCCATACTGCGGGGCTAACTTTGTCAGCTCATTTTGCAACTTGACTTCATTAACATCTTGATCTCCTCGGATGCTTACCAGTACCAAAACTGTCATGCCATTGTCATAAACAGTTTGGTAGAGGACATTTTTTACAATTTGGGTAGGATGACACTTTAAAAATTGGCACAGTTTATCGATAGTTTCTGTTCCCGGTGTCTCTCGTTTTTCGGAAGTTGTAAATGAGGATTCTTCTGCATCCGGTGGCAAAGAAACAGCCTTTTCCACATTGGCGGCGTACTGTCCATCTTCGGTGTAAAGAACTTCATCTTCACCCGCCTCAGCGAGTACCATAAATTCTTGGGAACCAGAGCCACCAATAGCGCCAGAATCAGCTTCTACCGCTCGGAAAGCCAAACCGCACCGTCGCAACATATTGCTGTAAGCTTGGTGCATATCCTGATAAGTTTTCTTCAGGCTTTCCTCATTGGTGTGGAACGAGTAGCCATCTTTCATGATGAATTCTCGCCCGCGCATCAAGCCAAAGCGGGGACGAATTTCATCCCGGAATTTGGTTTGCAGTTGATAGAGGTGCAGTGGTAGCTGACGGTAGGAGCGAATCATATCACGAGCGATCGCTGTAATTACTTCCTCATGCGTCGGCCCTAATCCCAATTCTTGTTTGTGTCGGTCTGTGAGGGCAAACATGATATTCTCAGCTTGGGTGTAAGTATCCCAGCGCTCCGATTCTCGCCATAAATCTGCTGGTTGCAATTGTGGCAGCAGACACTCTTGAGCGCCTGTTGCATTCATCTCTTGGCGCACGATTTGGGAAACCTTTTGCAGCACTCGCCACATCAAGGGAAGATAGGCGTAAATACCGCTACCGATGCGACGAATATAGCCTGCACGGAGCAGTAATTTATGACTGGGGATTGTTGCTTCCGCTGGATCTTCCCGCAGCGTAACAAAAAGCATTTGTGACAGTCGCATCAGTGGTTGCCTCTACAGATGGGAAAATTATTATCTAAGCTAAGTCTAGGATGTCTAATCGCAAGTTATAAGGATAGGACATTGCCAGATTTCATGATACAGGCTCAACCACCGCTAGAATTTATTCCTCCAGCTTTCAATCCTCTAGTTTTACGCTCCGCCCAGATGGTGCTACCGTTTTGGATGCGATCGCATACAGCAATTACCCAAATTCAAGCGGACAACGTGGAAGTTTTGGTCGATCTGTATCGCCAATTTCAGGACGGAAAAATCCGCTTCCTAATGGCATTTCGCCATCCCAACGCCGAAGATGCGCTGTGCATGGCTCATTTGATGTGGAAATTGGTGCCACGGGTAGCACAACAACAAGGCGTATCCCTGCAAAATCCCCTACATTTTCACTTTATCTATGACCGGGGAATTCCCCTATGGGCAGGCGCACACATGGGCTGGATCTATTCTCGCTTAGGTGGCACCCCCATTCATAGAGGCAAAGCAGATTGGTTAGGGTTAAAGTCAGCGCGTGACTTGTTTGCTAATGCTCAGTTTCCGATGGCAGCTGCCCCCGAAGGTGCCACCAACGGTCACAATGAGATTATCAGTCCACTAGAACCAGGTATCTCTCAATTAGGCTTTTGGTGTGTTGAAGATTTGCTTAAAGCTGGACGCTCCGAGCAAGTTTTGATTGTCCCAGTAGGGATTAAATATCGTTACATCGAAGCTCCCTGGAAGTCTTTAGAAAAGCTTTTAACCGAATTGGAAGCAGTTAGCGGTTTAACCGCATATGCAGAAAGTGCTGAGCCTGATGTTTTAAATCCTCATTTCCTCTATAAACGCTTGTATCGTTTAGGGGAACATTTACTCTCATTAATGGAGCATTTTTATACCCGATTTTATCATAAAAATCTGCTAAAGAATGAAGCCTTGGAAGCTCGACTTCAAGCTTTGATGGATGCGGCTCTACAAGTTGCAGAGCAATATTTTGACTTACCGCCCAAGGGAAGCGTAATTGACCGCTGTCGTCGGCTAGAGCAGGCTGGTTGGAATCACATTTATCGAGAAGAATACAAGAATATAAAGGCGCTGTCTCCCCTAGAAAGGGCATTAGCCAATCGAATAGCTGACGAAGCAAACAGTCATGTATGGCATATGCGGTTGGTAGAAACTTTTGTGGCAGTTACAGGCAAGTATGTTATGGAAAAACCAACCGTAGAGCGCTTTGCTGAGACAGCCTTACTTTTATGGGATATGGTGAATCGCATCAAGAATAGTAATCCTTTTGAACGCCCTCGTCTTGGCAATCAACAAGTGGAGATGACTATCGGGCAACCAATATCTGTTTCAGAACGTTACGCAGTTTATCAAGAAAATCGTCACGGTGCCAAACTTGCTGTAACCCATTTGACTAAAGATTTGCAACACGCGATAGAGAGTTTACTTTAGTGAAATCCCAAGGAATTTGTAGCTTGCTTAGCCGTATGTCTAGCAAAAATTTTATAGCTTGTGTTTCTCCTTTAAAGCTTCCCATCTAGCTTCATCTGTATCAAAATCAGGTGGAGCAGGCTGAGTTTTAGCAAACCAGTCTCTTAAAGCCTTGATTTTAGCTGAAACTTGTCTTTAAGGTGTCGTATCCAGTAGCTCATTACTAAAGGAGTTAGTGCCATTTTTAGCTTACTGTAAGATGATAATTTCTACATCTCCCAGCTTTAGGTTAATCGGGTCTGTAATAATCAATTGACCCAATTATTCAATTTTACCTTGAGTTCATAGGCTTGTATATGTGCTTCGGTGATGAAAGTAATATCTATCATACATCTTAAGCGAGGGTAGGTAAGGAAGGATGCGATCGCGCTCCAATTACCTTCTTTATCAGACTAAAATAAATTGGCTCATTATCAAAAATGCCCTATTACAAAATCATAACTTTGCTCACCCGGCAATCTAGTTATCAAGTAATATGAAAGTATGAAAAACTGGTACTCAACAGTTAAAAAGCCATGTCAAACATTATTCTAGTTGAACATGACGTAACGCTGCCTCCAACCCAGGCAGAACTTCCCTATGATGATGGAATTCCGATGGAATCTCAACGGCATAAAGTCCAGATGGATTTGTTGATTGATACCCTACTACCTTGGCTGGGAGAACGCTCGGACGGTTATGTAGGCGGCAATATGTTCGTATACTTCAGTATGGAGCAGGTTCGCAACAAAGACTTTAGAGGCCCAGACTTTTTTGCTGTGTTGGGAGTACCAAAAAGAGAACGTTTAAGTTGGGTGGTTTGGGAAGAAGGAAAAGCCCCAGATGTGGTAATTGAGTTGCTCTCAGAAAGCACCGCCCAGCTAGATAAAAATGAGAAAAAGCTGATTTATCAAAATCAGTTGCGCGTATCAGAGTATTTTTGGTTTGACCCTTTTAACTCCGATGATTGGGCTGGTTTCTTTCTCCAGCAAGGAGTTTATCAACCTCTATCTCTAAATGCTCAGAACCAATTAGTAAGCCAATCGTTGGGTTTAGCGTTGCAGCGTTGGCAAGGTAACTACAAAGGGATTGATGCTACCTGGTTGCGTTGGGCAACTTTGGAGGGAGAATTGCTACCAACTCCGGAAGAACAAGAACGCCTGCGGGCAGACTCGGGACGCCTGCGGGCAGAGCAAGCAGAGTCTCAGTTGCAGCAGACGGTACGCAACTTACTGGCAGAAGGGATGGGTGTAGAACACGTAGCTCGGTTAACTGGTTTGTCTGTAGGGCAAGTAGAGGAACTGAGCAGTTAAACGCTGTAAATTAGCAGATATTACCTTACGTTACTTGTTTAAATCTAAGAGCGATCGCCTTCTGAGATTTTTTTAAAGTGTTGCGCGATCGCTTACTTTTTCATATCTTCCTTTGGTTATAAATTTATAACTTATCTACCCTCTCGTTGATGGATTTGTCTTGGGGATCGTAATCTATCTTCAGCGGGGTTAAACCATCATCGATTATTAGTTAATTTTCTTTAAGAAAGCGAAAAGTAGTTTTCTGAGTAACTGCGGAAACTAAGCAATTATTGATTTTTTGGAGGGCATTATGACATTCACCACTACGGGTAGCTACGACAAAGGTAAAGAAGCTCTTAAGGGCTTGAATGTAGACGATCAGCTAGGATTGCTGTGGTTTGTTTACACCAAGATGGGTAAATCAATCACACCAGCGGCTCCAGGGGCTTCTGGCTCTGATATTGCAGAGGGATTGTTCAATCAAGTTAAAGAACTTTCCCATGAAGAACAGCTGCAAGTTCAGCGTGATATCGCTACAAATGCTAATACTCAGATTAGCCGTCAATACGGCTCTTTAAGTCCTGAAACTAAGCTGGCTTTCTGGTACTTTTTAGCGCAAGGAATGGACAACGGTACTATCATTCCTATGCCTCCTAATTATGAACTTCCCCAAGAAGGAAAAGACTTGTTAGCGCAAATTGAAGGTATGGATTTTCAGCAGCAAATTGATTTCTTACGTGGTGCTGTATTACCTATGGGTGCTGAGGCTGCACCAGGATCTGATATCTAGAAAGATTAGTAAATATCGGACTGATTCCTCTCAATCATCCTCCGCTAATTGGGGAAGCAATTAGCGGTTTTTTTGATTTTTGCGATCGCCCTTTAAGATGGCTCTAGACAAACAAAGTTAACAAAATAGTAGCTTGGGAAGCCACACGCAATGCGTATTTTACCCCGCCCTTACGAGTGGTATTTGAGGTAACGCAACAAATGCAATATAAGCGTTTGTTGCGTTTTGCTATTTCACTCAACCCAAATACAATTGTTATGAATTGGTGTTCTAGTGCTTACTGATAGCTAAACTCAGCTTCTCTTGCTGTGCGTCCCACTACTTCCGGTGCATCTACAACTATACGCATTTGGTCGCAGTAAACTGTTACCAAAGGCTGACCTAAGCTTAACTGGGAGAAAGGACTAATTGCAGGTACTTCTAATTTGCCACTAACTGCCTTTAGCTGAGACTCTAATCCACTTTTGAAAAATAGCACATTGGAGTCTAGGGTACTGAAGGCAGATCCGGTTAAGGGTTGTCGCCACCAGGTAGAAAGGGGTAATGGCGTGTTTGTGTAGCTGAGGCTGCACAACTGCTTATCGCCTTGACGGACAGTAACCAGAGAATTGTCGCCTTTTTGCCACGTAAATTCAGCTATTTCTTTGGGTAGTCCCCAAATTTCTCGTCCACCAGCAACAGAATCAGAATTGTCTACATAAATATGGGAAACCCAACCGCCCAATTTTCCTTCATAGCTGACGATACCAGGGACAACAATTAACTCGCTGTACTCTAATACTGAACCTGTGCCGTAATAGGATAAGTAAACCCCGCCTAGCGTTTTTCCTGGGAATACAGAGACGATTTCAAACTCTGGGGGGATGAAAGGACGCGCTTTGGGAATATCTACCAAATGCAAGGTTTGTAATGCGTAACCTTGAAGCGTCCAAGGTGCCTGGGGATATGTCATTTGAAACTCCTAAAATCGTATTTAATTTTATTAAGACTTTTTTCTAAACAAATAAACATCATCACGTTGATAGGTTAATTGAAATTGCGCTGCATTTCTGAGTTGATTGACAAAGTTAGCGGCAAATTCTTGATTACCAGATCCGCCCGGATAACGCACATTCAGCAAGACATATTCAAAGGCTGAGAGGTCGGTGGGTGGTGGATTAAAATCGTCAACGAACTGGATCAGGCGGCGGTGGGTTAAATGGGGGACAATTCTGTGGGTAGTTAAGACACCATCAGAAGTTTGAATTTGCGCGATCGCTTCCCGCGTTGCTTGCCAATTATCTAGCGAAATCTGATATTTTGACCAAAAATACCCATACTTTGCTAATGCTAAGAAAGCCACTAGCGACCAGAGAATTATCGCCTTTCTATTCTGCAACCAACTACGATTAGCAGCAAGACTAGAAATTACAGCCAGCAGCAGAAAAGGCAAAATTGGCAAAGAATACTGATGAATTAAATCCCGTTGATGGGGTTTGTCGGAAAGAATGTTCAACATGAAAGCGGGAATAGCACTCACCAAAGGAGTTAAATGCTGCGGCGAAAGCCCCCAAATTAACGGCAAAATTAAAATTATTAAATAGTTTATGGTATTAATTGAGAATATTCTTCCTAACACCAACTCTGGCTTAAATACTAAATTTCTCGCAATGTCCAAAACTGAATTGCCGAGATAACTGTAACGTTCCACTGCTGCGGCTTCGCTGCTGCTGAAGAACGGAATAACCACCTGAGTTGCAATGAGGAACCAGGCAATACCAGCGTAGAGGGCAAAAGCACCATAGAAACGTCTCTTCTCGAACACCAGCAGCCACAAACCCATTGCCGCTACAGTTAGAGATAAGACAGCTTTACATCCCAAAATAAAAATAATACTTAAACAAAACAACCCAATTTTACTTTCCCTAGCACACCATACGGCTGCTAAAAAGACGGGAACAGCCATAACTTCCGGGTGAAATTCAAATAAGTTAACATTAAAAATTAGCGGGTAGAGTAAGTACGCCACTGCCATTGCTACGCATTGCGATTGTTTTAGCCCCGCCTGATGTGCAAGGTGCCACATGGGTAATGCACCCAAAGATAAGGCAACAGCTTGGACTATCAATAACCAGTGAACATTAGGGAAAATTTTGTAAAATAAAGCCAGCGGATAAACTGCCCAAGCTGCATGGTTTCCCATGTGATGAAAGCCGAGAATAGAGGAAATCGGCGGTTGTCCTTGACTGATTAAATAAACTACTTGATCGTAAATTCCCAGGTCAAAAGCCCCCGATTGAAACATTGCATGTCTAAGACTGCTACACGCAAATAAAATTAAGATACTTGTGCCGATTGTTAGCGCCACAGCACCAGGCTTTAACAGTTTTTCTTTCATAATATTTTTGAACTGCTTCAGGCACAGGGTAAATCTCTCTTGATCCCTTATATTATTAGAGGAAATTTCCACCAATTGGTTTGATAGCGGGCAATGCCCACTCTACATTAATTGCTGAATTAATCCAATTTTCACCCTGCCCAGAGGTGTTGGGCAAATCTAATAGATAAACTGGCAAGAAAGATGGTGAAAAAGCCGATTGTAGGGTATCCCCAACGCGGATAACGGGAAAGTAATAAACCAAGCGCGATCGCTAGTGATACAATTCCATAAGCAATCCGACCAATTGACCAAGTACCTCCAGAGTTCAAAATTAATCCTAAGCCACAAAAGCCATAAATTACTGTCACCAAACTCAACTGGTTGCGTAAGTGCCATAACAAGTAGCCACCACCTACTAAAGCGACCGTATTAATCAACGGATCGCCCGCCACGAGCCATAAAATTAACCATAACAAACAAAAACCATATCTAACTTTAATCTCACCCAATTTTTTCCGAAATCGCCACAACAAAAAGCCACTGGCGACAATAATTAAAAATAGCAGTGGATGCAAAGGGTCTACAATTGAGCCGTGTTTCCAGTTCGCTGTCCCCACCGAAATTTGCATCAGCATTTTACCCCAACCTTGCCAATCAAACCCTACGGTTGGTCGCCATCCCCGCTGTGCATTGACAAACGCTAAGGGGTCTGCAAAACGAATCCAGCAATATAAACTAAACAGCAGCAAACCAACTGCGGTAGCTAAACTGGAAACGTAGGCAATCAGGGGTCTGCGTTGTCTCCACGCTACTATCAAAAAAGCGGGGATAAGTGCTATCCCAGTTGGTCGAGTTGCAGTTGCTAATGCACCACACAAAGCTAACCAAAAATACTGTTTTTTATCAAATGCTCTCAAAGCGGCTGTACTTAGTAACAGAAACAGCCCTTCTGTATAAATTACCGTTCCAAATAGAGAAAACGGACACCAAGCGAGTACAGCACTTGACCACCTTGCAGCACTTTTGCCATGATGTTCTTCTACCCAAAGGTAAACAATAATTATTGCGCCCAAAAAGGCAAAATTGTTTACTAATGTTCCTGCTACCTCAAAGGGTAAGCCAAGGAGCATTATTCCACGAACAATTAAAGGAAATAGGGGAAAAAAGGCAACATTATGCCCTTTTCCATCATTGATATATTCGTAGCCAGTAGTAGCGATCGCGCGATAATGTACACTATCCCAATAATCGAAAACTCCCCAGCCAAACGTAGGCGCAATCCCACCTGGTGGAGGCGGAAGCAGCGGAGCAATCAATATCATTGCTATCAAAATCACGAGTCTGCTAATTAGCCACATTCCCGCTGCAAAGATGAAGGCATTGTTTAAAAAAGCTTTTTTTGTATCGATTGTTCCAGCTTCATTCATGAGTTATAGCCTTAGTTAAATTCCTGGGGCGGTCAACATCGACTCCCCGATGCACTCCGAGATAGTAAGCCAAGATTTGCAGGGGAATAACTGTTAGAAGGGGAGAGAGTAATTCGTCTACTTCAGGTACAGACAACACATCATCAAATATTTCAGACTTGATGGATGTTACCCCAATTAGGCGAACACCACAAGCCCTGGCTTTCTGAGCATTTGCAAGGACTTTTTCGTAAACGACACCAGGCATAGCGATCGCTACCACAGCAACCTTAGAATCTAGGATGGCAATTGGCCCATGCAAAAATTCTCCACTATGATAACCTTCCGCGTG
Proteins encoded:
- a CDS encoding proline--tRNA ligase, whose protein sequence is MRLSQMLFVTLREDPAEATIPSHKLLLRAGYIRRIGSGIYAYLPLMWRVLQKVSQIVRQEMNATGAQECLLPQLQPADLWRESERWDTYTQAENIMFALTDRHKQELGLGPTHEEVITAIARDMIRSYRQLPLHLYQLQTKFRDEIRPRFGLMRGREFIMKDGYSFHTNEESLKKTYQDMHQAYSNMLRRCGLAFRAVEADSGAIGGSGSQEFMVLAEAGEDEVLYTEDGQYAANVEKAVSLPPDAEESSFTTSEKRETPGTETIDKLCQFLKCHPTQIVKNVLYQTVYDNGMTVLVLVSIRGDQDVNEVKLQNELTKLAPQYGGKTIIALTVPDAEAQQKWAAKPLPLGYIAPDITDDYITQDKQIHPKFVRLVDKTAVSLKNFVTGSNESGYHGVGANWGEQFKLPEMVLDVRKARLGDRAIHDPSQTLQTARGIEIGHIFQLGTKYSVAMGATYTNEQGEEVPLVMGCYGVGVSRLAQAAVEQSYDKDGIIWPVAIAPYQVIISIPNTGDTKQVEAAEQLYTQLNEAGIETLLDDRDERAGVKFKDADLIGIPYRVVTGRSLNNGKVEIVERATHKSQEIPLSEVVSTLKEWISTAVS
- a CDS encoding 1-acyl-sn-glycerol-3-phosphate acyltransferase, with the protein product MPDFMIQAQPPLEFIPPAFNPLVLRSAQMVLPFWMRSHTAITQIQADNVEVLVDLYRQFQDGKIRFLMAFRHPNAEDALCMAHLMWKLVPRVAQQQGVSLQNPLHFHFIYDRGIPLWAGAHMGWIYSRLGGTPIHRGKADWLGLKSARDLFANAQFPMAAAPEGATNGHNEIISPLEPGISQLGFWCVEDLLKAGRSEQVLIVPVGIKYRYIEAPWKSLEKLLTELEAVSGLTAYAESAEPDVLNPHFLYKRLYRLGEHLLSLMEHFYTRFYHKNLLKNEALEARLQALMDAALQVAEQYFDLPPKGSVIDRCRRLEQAGWNHIYREEYKNIKALSPLERALANRIADEANSHVWHMRLVETFVAVTGKYVMEKPTVERFAETALLLWDMVNRIKNSNPFERPRLGNQQVEMTIGQPISVSERYAVYQENRHGAKLAVTHLTKDLQHAIESLL
- a CDS encoding Uma2 family endonuclease, whose protein sequence is MSNIILVEHDVTLPPTQAELPYDDGIPMESQRHKVQMDLLIDTLLPWLGERSDGYVGGNMFVYFSMEQVRNKDFRGPDFFAVLGVPKRERLSWVVWEEGKAPDVVIELLSESTAQLDKNEKKLIYQNQLRVSEYFWFDPFNSDDWAGFFLQQGVYQPLSLNAQNQLVSQSLGLALQRWQGNYKGIDATWLRWATLEGELLPTPEEQERLRADSGRLRAEQAESQLQQTVRNLLAEGMGVEHVARLTGLSVGQVEELSS
- a CDS encoding LmeA family phospholipid-binding protein, translated to MELIAIFLSGILALVSPVGLVLDRTVESAIRSRFDKVEQLQVRIDNAPNYQIVQGKVERVRVAGRGFWLTPEIRIAALELETDPLDIDVARLRKRGKAPVTTLLEQPLQGGLRLVITQEDINQALLSPAVTKRLSKLASRLLGSSAELIVQRYEFVNPKIELLGNNRVRLQLELQEQGADKLSVSVETGVSVAEETKLQLIEPSVLVNNTPVPPPVVAALLSTLNDRLDLSTLDDAAIALKILKLDVDREQLEVAAFVKVKAPTAVPSVR
- a CDS encoding GerMN domain-containing protein produces the protein MQAQQPVRRIAIAIALGMSALVFAACAPEEPQAVNPDTSPTASPAPIAQESPTPSQTKPQAAQKTVEVYWLKSSGNNIEVVPSQVKAAAAVKSQAPLNEAFNSLLAGPTDPAYSSTIPKGTKLRSLKIRDDGVYVDLSQEFTSGGGSTSMTGRVAQVLYTATSENPNAKVWLNVEGKPLDVLGGEGLELDQPLTRQTFQENFKL
- a CDS encoding orange carotenoid protein N-terminal domain-containing protein, which gives rise to MTFTTTGSYDKGKEALKGLNVDDQLGLLWFVYTKMGKSITPAAPGASGSDIAEGLFNQVKELSHEEQLQVQRDIATNANTQISRQYGSLSPETKLAFWYFLAQGMDNGTIIPMPPNYELPQEGKDLLAQIEGMDFQQQIDFLRGAVLPMGAEAAPGSDI
- a CDS encoding DUF2079 domain-containing protein, whose product is MKEKLLKPGAVALTIGTSILILFACSSLRHAMFQSGAFDLGIYDQVVYLISQGQPPISSILGFHHMGNHAAWAVYPLALFYKIFPNVHWLLIVQAVALSLGALPMWHLAHQAGLKQSQCVAMAVAYLLYPLIFNVNLFEFHPEVMAVPVFLAAVWCARESKIGLFCLSIIFILGCKAVLSLTVAAMGLWLLVFEKRRFYGAFALYAGIAWFLIATQVVIPFFSSSEAAAVERYSYLGNSVLDIARNLVFKPELVLGRIFSINTINYLIILILPLIWGLSPQHLTPLVSAIPAFMLNILSDKPHQRDLIHQYSLPILPFLLLAVISSLAANRSWLQNRKAIILWSLVAFLALAKYGYFWSKYQISLDNWQATREAIAQIQTSDGVLTTHRIVPHLTHRRLIQFVDDFNPPPTDLSAFEYVLLNVRYPGGSGNQEFAANFVNQLRNAAQFQLTYQRDDVYLFRKKS
- a CDS encoding acetoacetate decarboxylase family protein, which gives rise to MTYPQAPWTLQGYALQTLHLVDIPKARPFIPPEFEIVSVFPGKTLGGVYLSYYGTGSVLEYSELIVVPGIVSYEGKLGGWVSHIYVDNSDSVAGGREIWGLPKEIAEFTWQKGDNSLVTVRQGDKQLCSLSYTNTPLPLSTWWRQPLTGSAFSTLDSNVLFFKSGLESQLKAVSGKLEVPAISPFSQLSLGQPLVTVYCDQMRIVVDAPEVVGRTAREAEFSYQ
- a CDS encoding mannosyltransferase family protein, with product MNEAGTIDTKKAFLNNAFIFAAGMWLISRLVILIAMILIAPLLPPPPGGIAPTFGWGVFDYWDSVHYRAIATTGYEYINDGKGHNVAFFPLFPLIVRGIMLLGLPFEVAGTLVNNFAFLGAIIIVYLWVEEHHGKSAARWSSAVLAWCPFSLFGTVIYTEGLFLLLSTAALRAFDKKQYFWLALCGALATATRPTGIALIPAFLIVAWRQRRPLIAYVSSLATAVGLLLFSLYCWIRFADPLAFVNAQRGWRPTVGFDWQGWGKMLMQISVGTANWKHGSIVDPLHPLLFLIIVASGFLLWRFRKKLGEIKVRYGFCLLWLILWLVAGDPLINTVALVGGGYLLWHLRNQLSLVTVIYGFCGLGLILNSGGTWSIGRIAYGIVSLAIALGLLLSRYPRWGYPTIGFFTIFLASLSIRFAQHLWAG